The genomic DNA TCCACTTTCATGACAATCTTACCTCTAACATGTTGACCTTCACTCAAAATATGAGCTTCTCTGATCCCTTCTTCATTAAACGGCACAACCTTACTTACAATAGGCTGAACTTTTCCATGTACAATTAAATCTGACAATGCTTCTAATTGCTTTCCATCTGGTTTTAGCCATAAAAACCCTGATTTTATCCCTTTTACTTTTTGAATTGGCTCATGAACAATCAAAACTAAAGCACCACCAGGCTTAATAATTTGAAAGCTTTTTTCTTGTACTTCACCACCTATTGTATCTAATACAATATCGAAATCTGATAGTAATTCTTCAAATTTATCGTTTTTATAATCAATAACAAGATCTGCCCCTAAAGACTGTAAAAACTCTTTATTTTTATCACTCGCAGTGGTCGCAACAAAAGCTCCAAATGATTTGGCGATTTGGATTGCTAAACTTCCAACTCCACCTGCTCCAGCATGAATGAGCACTCGGTCATGTTCTTTTATTTTTGCATAATCTACAAGACTTTGCCACGCTGTAAGTCCTGCAAGAGGAATCGAAGCTGCCTCTTCGAAACTTAGGTTAGTAGGCATATAGGAAACTAAATCTGATTTTACTGTAATGAATTCAGCATAAGAGCCTTTTCCTATATTTTCAGGTTTCGTAAACACTTTATCTCCTATTTTGAAACAATCTACACCTTCCCCAACTTCTTCAATAACTCCAGCTACATCTAACCCTAAGATGATTGGAAATGAAAATCGCAACTGTTCTTGTAGGTCTCCTTTTCTTATTTTCCAATCAACAGGATTAACAGCTGTTGCGAGAATACGTATTAATACCTCGTTATTCTTAACAACCGGTTTTAAAACTTGTCTTTCTTTTAATTCTTCAACACTACCATATTGATCTATAACAATTGCTTTCATTTCCTCTCCTCCTTGTTGTTTATTGTAATAACATACAATTATTTCTCAAAATTTTTTGTCTTGAATAATCATATAATTATTTTTGGGGGTAATTATGCTATAAACAAATCTTACTCACATCTTAGAACCATTACAAACTGTATTGTTAATTAAATTCAAAAGAAATGGAGATAATTTTATGACTGAAAAGATATTTAAAATAAACGGAATTGATATATGTACAGAAAGCTTTGGGAATCCTAAGAACCCAGCTATTTTATTAATTATGGGTGCTACGTGTTCAATGGTTTATTGGGATGAAGAATTTTGTGAACGGTTGGCGAACACAGGGAAATTTGTTATTCGTTTTGATAACCGTGATGTGGGACGCTCAGTTGCATACGAGCCTGGAACTTCCAATTATACCGTTACAGATATGGCTGAAGATGCAATTGGGGTACTAGATGCTTATCATATTGACAAAGCACATCTATTTGGTATGTCATTAGGTGGCATGATTGCTCAAATTGCTGCTGTAAAACATCCCGAAAGAATTTTAACGTTAACATTACTAGCTACAAGTGTGATAGGATCTGACAATAACACGCGCGATTTACCCCCGATGGATGAAAGAATTTTAACACACCATGCTAATGGCGCGCATTTAGATTGGACAAATGAAAATGTTGTAGCAGAATATTTAGTTTCAGGATCTCGCCTATTATGTGGATCCAAACGAACATTTGATGAAAAAAGGGTCTACAAACAAGTCAAACAAGAAATAGAACGAGCTAACAATCTATTAAGTATGTTTAATCATGCTCTACTTCAAGGAGATGATGCATATGAAGGTGTGCTTCACTCCATACAAGCACTTACATTAGTCATTCACGGAACAGACGATACTGCACTCCCTTTTGAACATGGTCTTGCAATAATTGATGAAATTCCTAACTCAGCGCTATTAACCCTTGAAGGCGCAGGACATGAAAATCATCCCGATGACTGGGAAGACATAATTCATGCTGTTACTGAGCATACATCTAAATTATAGATAAATAACGAATAGAAGGGCACACCGTAATTTGTGCCCCTTCTATTCGTTACATTAAAAAAAGCCCATCACTGTATCCGTATGTATAGTGATGGGCGATACTTATATTTTTATATGTTTAAAAAAACGGACAATCTAATTGATCAACAGCTTCCCATGA from Bacillus basilensis includes the following:
- a CDS encoding NADP-dependent oxidoreductase, which codes for MKAIVIDQYGSVEELKERQVLKPVVKNNEVLIRILATAVNPVDWKIRKGDLQEQLRFSFPIILGLDVAGVIEEVGEGVDCFKIGDKVFTKPENIGKGSYAEFITVKSDLVSYMPTNLSFEEAASIPLAGLTAWQSLVDYAKIKEHDRVLIHAGAGGVGSLAIQIAKSFGAFVATTASDKNKEFLQSLGADLVIDYKNDKFEELLSDFDIVLDTIGGEVQEKSFQIIKPGGALVLIVHEPIQKVKGIKSGFLWLKPDGKQLEALSDLIVHGKVQPIVSKVVPFNEEGIREAHILSEGQHVRGKIVMKVE
- a CDS encoding alpha/beta fold hydrolase translates to MTEKIFKINGIDICTESFGNPKNPAILLIMGATCSMVYWDEEFCERLANTGKFVIRFDNRDVGRSVAYEPGTSNYTVTDMAEDAIGVLDAYHIDKAHLFGMSLGGMIAQIAAVKHPERILTLTLLATSVIGSDNNTRDLPPMDERILTHHANGAHLDWTNENVVAEYLVSGSRLLCGSKRTFDEKRVYKQVKQEIERANNLLSMFNHALLQGDDAYEGVLHSIQALTLVIHGTDDTALPFEHGLAIIDEIPNSALLTLEGAGHENHPDDWEDIIHAVTEHTSKL